Proteins from a single region of Fusobacterium gonidiaformans ATCC 25563:
- the pabB gene encoding aminodeoxychorismate synthase component I, giving the protein MRTLLIDNYDSYTYNLYQLLADISEDEVLVIKNDEYSWQEVQDLSFDLVVISPGPGTPTKKEDFGVCAELIRYCEKPIFAVCLGHQGLYHILGGEVGKAPVAMHGRLSKIYHKERGIFQNLKQGIEVVRYHSLLCKGIVPDCLEVEARTEEGLIMALSHKTRPIWSVQFHPESICTENGREMLENFFRLGREFYEKEEEFIYEVIDFLGEGEEIFRKLYPKFPKVLWLDSSKVEEGLARFSIFGLSSVEKGHSLTYHVDSGVVKKSWENGKIEEFSESIFDYLQRNQKSWKLKEELPFDFQLGYIGYFGYELKKECVTGNQHSYEYPDAQFRYVDRAVVLDHLEKKLYLLSEGREKVWIEEVKEILQSAESYQEREHFSDYPRVAFVTSREQYLENIRKSQELISQGESYEICLTNRLDIFAKIHPVDYYLLLRKVSPGSYSAFLPYENISIASSSMEKFLTIDRNRIVETKPIKGTIRRGNTAEEDEKLKRSLVEEEKNKSENLMIVDLLRNDLGKVSEIASVKVPKLMAVETYTTLHQLVSTITGKVASQYDSIDVIKASFPGGSMTGAPKKRTLEIIDHLEKVPRGVYSGSIGFLANNGTADFNIVIRTAIIEKEKVSLGVGGAIIALSNAEEEFEEILLKAKGVLRAFQLYFKGNTEEEIEIEASIE; this is encoded by the coding sequence ATGAGAACTTTATTGATTGATAACTATGATTCCTATACCTATAATTTGTATCAACTACTTGCAGATATAAGTGAAGATGAAGTCCTCGTGATAAAGAATGATGAATATTCTTGGCAAGAAGTGCAAGACCTTTCCTTTGACCTTGTTGTTATTTCTCCCGGACCTGGAACTCCTACCAAAAAAGAAGATTTTGGAGTCTGTGCAGAGCTCATTCGTTATTGCGAAAAACCAATTTTTGCAGTTTGTTTAGGTCATCAAGGGCTATACCATATTTTGGGTGGAGAAGTTGGGAAGGCTCCTGTTGCGATGCACGGAAGACTTAGTAAAATTTATCATAAAGAAAGAGGAATTTTCCAAAATTTGAAACAGGGGATAGAAGTGGTTCGTTATCACTCTTTGCTTTGTAAAGGAATTGTTCCGGATTGTTTGGAAGTCGAAGCCAGAACAGAAGAAGGACTGATTATGGCACTCTCTCATAAAACAAGACCTATTTGGTCTGTGCAATTTCATCCGGAATCTATTTGTACAGAGAATGGAAGAGAAATGTTGGAGAATTTTTTTCGTCTAGGCAGAGAATTCTATGAGAAGGAAGAAGAGTTTATATATGAAGTCATCGATTTTTTAGGAGAGGGAGAAGAAATTTTCCGAAAATTGTATCCTAAATTTCCAAAAGTATTGTGGTTAGATAGTAGCAAAGTAGAAGAAGGCTTAGCTCGATTTTCTATTTTTGGTCTTTCTAGTGTTGAGAAAGGTCATTCCCTAACGTATCATGTCGATAGTGGAGTTGTAAAAAAGAGTTGGGAGAATGGAAAAATAGAAGAATTTTCTGAAAGTATTTTTGATTATTTACAGAGAAATCAAAAATCTTGGAAGCTAAAAGAGGAGCTTCCTTTTGATTTTCAATTAGGATATATTGGATATTTTGGCTATGAGTTAAAAAAAGAATGTGTGACGGGAAATCAACATTCTTATGAATATCCGGATGCTCAATTTCGCTATGTGGATAGAGCTGTTGTTTTGGACCATTTAGAAAAGAAACTATACTTGTTATCAGAAGGAAGAGAAAAAGTTTGGATAGAAGAAGTGAAAGAGATTCTTCAAAGTGCAGAAAGTTACCAAGAAAGAGAGCATTTTTCAGACTATCCGAGAGTTGCCTTTGTGACAAGTCGGGAACAATATTTGGAAAATATAAGAAAAAGTCAGGAATTGATTTCTCAGGGGGAAAGTTATGAAATTTGTCTGACGAACCGATTGGATATCTTTGCAAAAATTCACCCTGTGGACTATTATTTGTTACTTAGAAAGGTAAGTCCTGGATCATACTCCGCTTTCTTACCTTATGAAAATATCAGCATTGCTTCTTCTTCTATGGAAAAATTTTTAACGATTGATAGAAACCGTATCGTAGAAACAAAACCGATTAAGGGAACCATTCGACGTGGAAATACTGCAGAAGAAGATGAAAAGTTAAAGAGAAGTTTAGTGGAAGAAGAGAAAAATAAATCGGAAAATCTAATGATTGTAGATTTATTGCGAAATGATTTAGGGAAAGTTTCTGAGATTGCTTCTGTCAAGGTTCCAAAACTAATGGCAGTGGAAACATATACTACCTTACATCAATTAGTGAGTACGATAACAGGAAAAGTAGCAAGTCAATATGATAGCATTGATGTTATCAAAGCTTCTTTTCCGGGTGGTTCTATGACAGGAGCTCCTAAAAAAAGGACCTTAGAGATTATTGATCATTTAGAGAAAGTTCCTCGAGGAGTTTATTCGGGGAGCATTGGCTTTCTGGCAAATAATGGAACAGCAGATTTTAATATTGTAATTCGTACAGCTATCATAGAAAAGGAAAAAGTCAGTCTAGGAGTAGGAGGAGCTATTATTGCTCTTTCCAATGCGGAAGAAGAATTTGAGGAAATTTTACTGAAAGCGAAGGGAGTATTACGAGCTTTTCAACTATATTTTAAAGGAAATACGGAAGAGGAAATCGAAATAGAGGCTAGCATAGAATGA
- a CDS encoding flavodoxin, which translates to MKIALVYRSTTGRTEAMAKAIEEGILAAGGAVNVSSIEDVNVDDVFASDILVLGSSADGAESIDEANFVPFMEDNKDKFAGKKVFLFGSYGWGGGEYANTWKDQVVEFGAEMIEEPVTCLEDPEDATLDQLREVGKKIAAL; encoded by the coding sequence ATGAAAATCGCATTAGTGTATAGAAGTACGACAGGTAGAACGGAAGCTATGGCAAAAGCTATTGAAGAAGGAATTTTAGCAGCAGGTGGAGCAGTTAATGTATCTTCCATAGAAGATGTGAATGTAGACGATGTGTTTGCAAGTGATATTTTAGTATTAGGAAGTTCAGCAGATGGAGCAGAAAGTATTGACGAGGCAAACTTTGTGCCATTTATGGAAGATAATAAAGATAAATTTGCTGGGAAAAAAGTTTTCTTATTTGGTTCTTACGGATGGGGTGGCGGAGAATACGCTAACACTTGGAAGGATCAAGTAGTAGAATTTGGAGCAGAAATGATTGAAGAACCAGTAACTTGTTTAGAAGATCCAGAAGATGCTACTTTAGACCAATTAAGAGAAGTTGGAAAGAAGATAGCAGCTTTATAA
- a CDS encoding DMT family transporter, whose amino-acid sequence MNLGMGILVTFIGGVFWGFSGVAGKYLFEYTGVTSDWLVPWRLLFAGCIMLLYLYYKQGKEIFRILKEDYKDLLLYAIFGMMACQYTYFTTVQYSNAAIATVLQYSAPPLIMVYMCYKERKKPAKIEVISLIFSCIGVFVLCTHFQFETFVISPKALVWGMISALAMVVNTVQPVNLLKKYGSFLPLAWSMTIGGSILFFWTRPDKIPVEYTWNLFGGFFAVVFLGTIVAFSLYMQGIKVIGPTKASLIACVEPISATVLSIILLGTAFEFLDIVGIALILMAVCLLTYPTKNKKNS is encoded by the coding sequence ATGAACTTAGGAATGGGAATTTTAGTCACTTTTATTGGAGGAGTATTTTGGGGATTTTCCGGTGTAGCTGGCAAATATCTCTTTGAATATACAGGAGTAACAAGTGATTGGTTAGTTCCTTGGAGATTATTATTTGCCGGATGTATTATGTTGCTATATTTATATTATAAGCAAGGAAAAGAAATTTTTCGAATTTTAAAGGAAGATTATAAAGATTTATTATTATATGCTATCTTCGGGATGATGGCTTGTCAGTATACATATTTTACAACGGTTCAATACTCTAATGCAGCTATTGCAACGGTGTTACAATATTCTGCACCACCACTTATTATGGTTTATATGTGTTACAAGGAACGTAAAAAACCGGCGAAGATAGAAGTGATATCTTTAATTTTTTCTTGTATTGGTGTTTTTGTTTTATGTACTCATTTTCAATTTGAGACTTTTGTGATTTCTCCAAAAGCGCTAGTTTGGGGAATGATTTCAGCTCTAGCTATGGTGGTAAATACGGTTCAACCTGTGAATCTGTTAAAAAAGTATGGTTCTTTCTTACCCTTAGCTTGGTCTATGACCATAGGTGGAAGTATTTTATTTTTCTGGACAAGACCGGACAAAATTCCTGTAGAGTATACTTGGAATTTATTTGGAGGTTTTTTTGCTGTGGTATTTTTAGGAACGATTGTTGCTTTTTCTTTGTATATGCAAGGAATAAAAGTGATTGGACCCACAAAAGCATCTTTAATTGCTTGTGTGGAACCAATTTCTGCAACAGTTCTTTCCATTATATTATTAGGAACTGCTTTTGAGTTTTTGGACATCGTAGGAATTGCATTGATTCTTATGGCAGTATGTTTATTAACTTATCCGACAAAAAATAAAAAAAATAGTTGA
- a CDS encoding NCS2 family permease: MENQGFLDRYFKLSERGTNVRNEVIGGITTFLAMAYIIFVNPSILSLTGMDKGALITVTCLATALGTFISGVWANAPFGLAPGMGLNAFFTFTLVMDKGVTWETALGIVFLSGCFFFILSLGGIRERIADCIPLSIKIAVGAGIGLFITLIGLKNMGLVVKNDATLVGLGVLGPEVLIGIAGLFIAVILEIKRVKGGILIGILSSTILAFVFHKVEMPASFISLPPSMAPIFMKLDIKSAFQISLMGPIFSFMFVDLFDSLGTLISCSKEIGLVDKDGKIKGFGKMLYTDVASTIFGAMMGTSTVTTFVESSAGIAAGARTGLASVVTSILFVLSLVFAPIVGVVPAYATAPALIIVGVYMFKNVQHLDFNDLKTLVPAFIIIIMMPLTYSISIGLSLGFISYIIIHLLTGDFKALNIPLIFVGILSLVNLIV; this comes from the coding sequence ATGGAAAATCAAGGATTCTTAGACAGGTATTTTAAGCTGAGTGAGAGAGGAACAAATGTTAGAAATGAAGTCATCGGAGGAATCACTACTTTCTTAGCAATGGCATACATTATATTTGTAAACCCTTCTATCTTGAGTTTAACAGGAATGGATAAGGGAGCTCTTATCACGGTTACTTGTTTAGCAACTGCATTGGGAACATTTATCTCAGGAGTTTGGGCAAATGCTCCATTTGGATTGGCTCCAGGAATGGGATTAAATGCTTTCTTTACTTTTACCTTGGTCATGGATAAGGGAGTGACTTGGGAAACAGCCCTAGGAATAGTATTTTTATCAGGATGTTTCTTTTTCATCTTATCATTGGGAGGAATTCGAGAAAGAATTGCTGACTGTATACCACTATCTATTAAAATTGCGGTGGGAGCTGGAATTGGATTATTTATTACTTTAATTGGTTTAAAAAATATGGGATTGGTTGTAAAAAATGATGCTACCTTAGTAGGACTTGGAGTGCTAGGGCCAGAAGTTCTTATTGGAATTGCAGGATTGTTTATTGCTGTTATTTTGGAAATTAAAAGAGTAAAAGGTGGAATTTTAATAGGAATTTTAAGCTCTACCATTTTAGCTTTTGTTTTCCATAAAGTAGAAATGCCAGCTAGTTTTATATCTTTACCACCAAGTATGGCACCTATTTTTATGAAACTGGATATTAAAAGTGCTTTTCAAATTTCTTTAATGGGACCTATTTTTTCTTTTATGTTTGTTGATTTATTTGATTCTTTAGGGACTTTAATTTCTTGTTCTAAAGAAATCGGATTAGTAGACAAAGATGGAAAAATTAAAGGATTTGGAAAAATGTTATATACTGACGTGGCCTCTACTATTTTTGGAGCTATGATGGGAACTTCTACGGTAACTACTTTCGTAGAATCTTCTGCCGGAATTGCAGCAGGAGCAAGAACAGGTTTAGCTTCTGTGGTTACTTCTATCTTATTCGTATTGTCTTTAGTATTTGCTCCGATAGTAGGAGTCGTACCTGCTTATGCAACAGCACCAGCTTTGATTATTGTGGGAGTATATATGTTTAAAAATGTGCAACATTTGGATTTTAATGATTTAAAGACTTTAGTACCAGCTTTTATTATTATTATTATGATGCCATTGACATACAGTATTAGTATCGGATTGAGTTTAGGATTTATTTCTTATATTATCATCCATCTTTTAACAGGAGATTTCAAGGCTCTAAATATTCCTTTAATTTTTGTAGGAATTCTATCATTAGTAAACTTAATTGTATAA
- a CDS encoding RluA family pseudouridine synthase, with product MKEYRVEEKYIGVRIDRYLRKEFPNLSLGDIFKTLRTGKIKVNGKKVKENYRFLEEDRIQNYLQVEEKEKMTFIHLSQEEKKRLEDGIFYQDTDILVFYKKAGELMHKGSSHDYGLAEQFQAYFQNEDFHFVNRLDKETSGLVLGGKCLKIVRELAEAIKKRTIIKKYYIIIEGIPEKNHFSLKTYLKKGENKVLESKTAKEEYKECSASFSVIRKNKEYSLLEAVLETGRTHQLRVQLAGIGFPILGDIKYGKKRAKRMYLHSHLLKISDWEKEWDTGIPTEFLSYFNNK from the coding sequence ATGAAGGAATATCGAGTGGAAGAAAAATATATTGGAGTACGAATTGATAGATACCTTCGAAAAGAATTTCCGAATTTATCCCTAGGAGATATTTTTAAAACTTTACGAACAGGGAAAATAAAAGTGAATGGGAAGAAAGTAAAAGAAAATTATCGTTTTCTTGAAGAGGATAGGATACAAAATTATTTACAAGTAGAAGAAAAGGAAAAGATGACTTTTATCCATTTATCTCAGGAAGAAAAGAAAAGATTGGAAGATGGCATTTTCTATCAAGATACAGATATTTTAGTGTTCTATAAAAAGGCTGGAGAGCTTATGCACAAAGGAAGTTCTCATGACTATGGTTTAGCAGAACAGTTTCAGGCATACTTTCAAAATGAGGACTTTCATTTTGTAAATCGTTTGGATAAAGAAACCTCTGGTCTTGTTTTAGGAGGTAAATGTTTAAAAATTGTTCGTGAATTGGCAGAAGCTATAAAAAAGAGGACAATTATCAAAAAATATTATATAATAATAGAGGGTATTCCTGAAAAAAATCACTTTTCTTTAAAAACTTACTTAAAAAAAGGAGAGAATAAGGTTTTAGAAAGTAAAACTGCAAAGGAAGAATATAAGGAATGTTCTGCTAGCTTTTCTGTGATTCGGAAAAATAAAGAGTATTCTTTATTAGAAGCAGTATTGGAAACAGGAAGGACACATCAATTGAGGGTACAACTGGCTGGAATTGGATTTCCTATTTTAGGGGATATAAAATATGGAAAGAAGAGAGCAAAAAGAATGTACCTACATTCACATTTGTTAAAAATTTCAGATTGGGAAAAAGAATGGGACACAGGGATTCCCACCGAATTTTTATCGTATTTTAATAATAAATAA
- the rodA gene encoding rod shape-determining protein RodA yields MGKNRKRYFLIKRIKKMNMWFIANIFVIFLLSLMSIYSSTIPKGPGFFKKELLWFVISAFVFIGFALLDYHKYMKYDRYVYLFNVLMLLSVFVIGTKRLGAQRWIDLGPISIQPSEFAKIFLVLTLASYMAKRSHERFEGFKAMTFSFLHMLPIFGLIALQPDLGTSLVLLIVYATLVFINGLDWRTIFILIVAAILAVPGSYFFLLHDYQRQRVLTFLHPGEDMLGSGWNVMQSMIAIGSGGIDGKGFLQNSQSKLRFLPESHTDFIGAVYLEERGFLGGVALLFLYLFLLIQILKIADDTEEKFGKLICYGIASIFFFHIFINLGMIMGIMPVTGLPLLLMSYGGSSLVFAYMMLGIVQSVKFHRG; encoded by the coding sequence ATGGGAAAAAATCGAAAAAGATATTTTCTAATCAAACGAATCAAAAAAATGAATATGTGGTTTATTGCGAATATTTTTGTTATTTTTCTGTTGAGTTTGATGAGTATTTATAGTTCTACTATTCCAAAAGGACCTGGATTTTTTAAGAAAGAATTGCTTTGGTTTGTTATCAGTGCTTTTGTTTTTATAGGATTTGCTCTATTAGACTATCACAAATATATGAAGTATGATCGTTACGTTTATTTATTCAATGTCTTGATGCTTCTTTCTGTTTTTGTGATTGGAACAAAACGTTTGGGGGCACAAAGATGGATAGATTTAGGACCGATTTCCATTCAACCATCTGAATTTGCAAAGATATTTTTAGTTCTGACTTTGGCTAGTTATATGGCAAAACGTTCTCACGAAAGATTTGAAGGATTTAAAGCAATGACTTTTTCTTTTTTACATATGCTACCTATTTTTGGTCTGATTGCTTTGCAACCCGATTTAGGAACTTCCTTAGTTTTACTTATCGTTTATGCCACTTTAGTGTTTATCAATGGTTTAGATTGGAGAACTATTTTTATTTTGATTGTTGCTGCTATTTTGGCGGTACCTGGATCCTATTTCTTTTTACTACATGATTATCAAAGACAAAGAGTTTTGACTTTTTTGCATCCGGGAGAAGATATGTTAGGATCAGGATGGAATGTAATGCAATCTATGATTGCCATTGGCTCCGGCGGAATTGATGGGAAAGGATTTTTACAGAATTCCCAAAGTAAGTTACGGTTTTTACCGGAATCCCATACGGATTTTATTGGAGCAGTATATTTAGAAGAACGTGGATTTTTAGGTGGAGTGGCATTACTATTTTTATATTTATTTTTATTGATTCAAATTTTAAAAATTGCGGATGATACCGAAGAGAAATTTGGAAAATTGATTTGTTATGGAATCGCTTCCATTTTCTTTTTCCATATTTTTATTAACTTAGGAATGATTATGGGGATTATGCCGGTTACAGGCTTGCCTTTACTTCTTATGAGTTATGGAGGAAGTTCGCTAGTATTTGCCTATATGATGTTAGGGATTGTACAAAGTGTAAAATTTCATAGGGGGTAA
- the dut gene encoding dUTP diphosphatase has protein sequence MSKVQVKVVLEEGVQLPKYESAGAAGLDVRANITESISLGSLERTLIPTGIRMAIPEGYEVQVRPRSGLALKHGITLLNTPGTIDSDYRGELKIIIANMSKEPYVIEPQERIGQLVLNKVEQMEFELVSSLDETERGEGGFGHTGK, from the coding sequence ATGAGTAAAGTACAAGTCAAAGTAGTATTAGAAGAGGGAGTACAATTACCAAAATATGAAAGTGCAGGAGCTGCCGGTTTAGATGTTAGAGCGAACATTACAGAAAGTATAAGTTTAGGAAGTTTGGAGAGAACTTTAATTCCAACGGGAATTCGTATGGCAATTCCAGAAGGTTATGAAGTGCAAGTGAGACCTAGAAGTGGTTTGGCTTTAAAGCACGGGATTACTCTTTTAAATACTCCAGGGACAATAGATTCTGATTATCGTGGAGAATTAAAAATTATTATTGCAAATATGAGTAAAGAGCCCTATGTGATTGAACCTCAAGAAAGAATTGGGCAATTAGTTTTAAATAAAGTCGAACAAATGGAATTTGAATTGGTATCTTCTTTAGATGAAACAGAGCGTGGAGAAGGTGGCTTTGGTCATACAGGAAAGTAA
- a CDS encoding M16 family metallopeptidase, with protein sequence MSEQVQVKTLSNGITVLIEKVPELQSFSLGFFVRTGARNEREEESGISHFIEHMMFKGTETRTAKDLSEVIDNEGGIINAYTSRETTVYYVQLLSNKLEIAIDVLSDMMLHSTFTEENIEKERNVIIEEIKMYEDSPEDTVHDENISFALRGIQSNSISGTPEGLKKITREHFMNYLKDQYVASNLLIAISGNFDETVLMTQLEEKMSAFPQSDKKREYDNRYEIYAGTQVITRDTQQVHICFNTRGIDVHHPKKYAASILANALGGGMSARLFQRIREEKGLAYSVYSYQSVYEDCGIFTTYAGTTKEAYQEVVNMIQEEYKKVREEGITEQELQRCKNQFTSALMFHLESSKGRMSSMASSYINNGKVEAREEIMKRINEVSLEDIKEMAQYLFDEKYYSCTVLGNIKKEEFSI encoded by the coding sequence ATGAGCGAACAAGTACAAGTAAAAACTCTATCCAATGGGATTACCGTTTTGATAGAGAAAGTTCCTGAATTACAAAGTTTTTCTTTAGGTTTTTTTGTACGAACAGGAGCAAGAAATGAAAGAGAAGAAGAAAGTGGTATTTCTCACTTCATTGAACATATGATGTTTAAGGGAACAGAGACAAGAACAGCTAAGGATTTATCCGAAGTTATTGATAATGAAGGTGGAATCATCAATGCGTATACGAGTCGAGAAACTACTGTATACTATGTGCAGTTATTGTCAAACAAGTTAGAAATAGCCATTGATGTTCTTTCGGATATGATGTTACATTCTACTTTTACAGAAGAAAATATAGAAAAAGAAAGAAATGTGATTATTGAAGAAATTAAGATGTATGAAGATAGTCCTGAAGATACGGTACATGATGAAAATATCAGTTTTGCCTTACGAGGAATACAATCCAATAGTATTTCTGGAACTCCGGAAGGATTGAAGAAAATTACAAGAGAACATTTTATGAACTATCTAAAAGATCAATATGTTGCTTCTAATTTACTGATTGCGATTTCCGGAAATTTTGATGAAACAGTGTTGATGACTCAGTTAGAGGAGAAAATGTCAGCTTTTCCACAGTCGGATAAGAAAAGAGAATACGACAATCGTTATGAAATTTACGCAGGAACTCAAGTCATTACTCGGGATACTCAACAGGTTCATATTTGTTTCAATACTCGTGGTATCGATGTTCATCATCCTAAAAAATATGCAGCTTCGATTTTAGCGAATGCTTTAGGAGGAGGAATGAGTGCAAGACTGTTCCAAAGGATTCGAGAAGAAAAGGGATTAGCTTATTCTGTATATAGTTATCAATCTGTTTATGAGGATTGTGGAATTTTTACGACCTATGCCGGAACAACCAAGGAAGCATATCAAGAAGTTGTGAATATGATCCAAGAAGAATATAAAAAAGTTAGAGAAGAAGGAATTACAGAGCAAGAGTTACAACGTTGTAAAAATCAATTCACGAGTGCTTTGATGTTTCATTTGGAAAGTAGCAAGGGGAGAATGTCAAGTATGGCCTCTTCTTATATCAATAATGGAAAAGTAGAAGCTAGAGAAGAAATTATGAAAAGAATCAATGAAGTTTCTTTAGAAGATATTAAAGAAATGGCACAGTATCTGTTTGATGAGAAGTATTATTCTTGTACTGTGTTAGGAAATATAAAAAAAGAGGAGTTTAGTATATGA
- a CDS encoding LptF/LptG family permease — MKKLDIYMTKNFLKYFSYSLFSFLGIFVLSQVFKVLRYVNEGQLSPGQIPLFIGNLLPGIIINVAPLAVLLGGLISINIMASNLEIISLKTSGIRFARLVRGPIFMSFLISLIVFYLNDRVYPGSVVRNRELRGKEDVEEREVPKEKENAFFRNVEGRYVYYMKKINRETGIMDHVEVLDMSENFDKIERMITAKKGRYDFKRKLWVFEDAHIYYPDTDTVEARAFIQEQKYMDEPEYFISLSNIIPKQKTIAELKKAIKEGSATGNEIREILSELGKRYSFPFASFVVSFLGLALGSHYVRGMSILNIVISILLGYAYYLVEGAFEALGMNGYLNPFLSGWIPNLLFLAAGLYFMRRAEY; from the coding sequence ATGAAAAAACTAGATATTTATATGACTAAAAACTTCTTAAAATATTTTTCGTATAGCCTTTTTTCTTTTTTAGGAATTTTTGTTTTGAGCCAAGTATTTAAAGTGTTGCGTTATGTGAATGAAGGACAACTTTCTCCTGGACAGATTCCTCTGTTTATTGGAAATTTATTGCCCGGTATTATTATCAATGTGGCTCCTTTGGCTGTGTTACTTGGTGGTTTAATTTCCATCAATATTATGGCAAGCAATTTAGAAATTATTTCATTAAAGACATCTGGGATTCGTTTTGCTCGATTGGTTAGAGGACCGATTTTCATGTCTTTTCTTATTTCTCTTATTGTATTCTATTTGAATGATAGAGTCTACCCCGGGTCTGTGGTAAGAAATCGAGAATTACGAGGAAAAGAGGATGTAGAGGAAAGAGAAGTTCCCAAAGAAAAAGAAAATGCTTTTTTCCGAAATGTTGAGGGACGTTATGTATACTATATGAAAAAAATCAATCGAGAGACAGGAATTATGGATCATGTCGAAGTCTTAGATATGTCAGAGAATTTTGATAAAATAGAAAGGATGATTACTGCAAAAAAAGGACGTTATGATTTTAAGAGAAAATTATGGGTTTTTGAAGATGCTCATATTTATTATCCGGATACAGATACTGTGGAAGCAAGAGCTTTCATCCAAGAACAAAAATATATGGATGAACCGGAGTATTTTATTTCGCTCTCGAATATTATTCCAAAACAGAAGACGATTGCAGAATTGAAGAAAGCTATCAAAGAGGGAAGTGCTACCGGAAATGAAATTCGAGAAATTTTATCTGAATTAGGAAAACGATATTCTTTTCCTTTTGCCAGCTTTGTGGTTTCTTTCTTGGGGCTTGCATTGGGAAGTCATTATGTAAGAGGAATGTCTATTTTAAATATTGTGATTTCTATTTTACTAGGTTATGCTTATTATCTGGTGGAAGGAGCTTTTGAAGCTCTAGGAATGAATGGTTACTTAAATCCATTTTTATCTGGTTGGATACCAAATTTATTATTTTTAGCAGCAGGACTCTATTTTATGAGAAGAGCGGAATATTAG
- a CDS encoding LptF/LptG family permease, with protein sequence MKIIDSYILKECRGPIILSVSIFTFIFLLDIIVAMMENIIVKGISVFDIARILSFYVPPILTQTIPLGLFVGIMITFSKFTRSSEAIAMNSIGMDIRAILKPILTLGIASMFFILFLQESIIPRSYIKLQYLASKIAYENPVFQLKERTFMNNLEGYSLYIDKVERDKHASGILIFENDEKTIFPIVLVGHQAYWRDSSIILERANFISFDEKGVRKLTGSFEDKRVELQAYFSDLQIKVKEIEMMSIGTLLREMKGKSKEEKLIYKVEINRKLALPFSSVMLSVLGVLLSIGHQRSGKRAGILVGILTIFFYICLLNVGIVLANVGKIPILLGVWLPNVLLAALTYRLYIVKKRRGI encoded by the coding sequence ATGAAAATAATTGATTCTTACATTTTAAAAGAATGTAGAGGTCCTATCATATTAAGTGTGTCGATCTTTACCTTTATATTTTTATTAGATATCATTGTAGCGATGATGGAGAATATTATCGTAAAAGGAATCTCAGTATTTGATATTGCTCGAATACTTTCTTTTTATGTTCCTCCTATCTTAACACAAACCATTCCGCTAGGTCTTTTTGTGGGGATTATGATTACTTTTTCCAAGTTTACAAGAAGTAGTGAGGCTATTGCCATGAATTCGATTGGAATGGATATTCGTGCTATTTTAAAACCAATTTTAACTTTGGGAATTGCTTCCATGTTTTTTATTTTATTTTTACAAGAAAGCATTATTCCAAGATCTTATATTAAATTACAATATTTAGCCTCTAAAATTGCTTATGAAAATCCTGTTTTTCAGTTGAAAGAAAGAACTTTTATGAATAATTTGGAAGGTTATAGTTTGTATATTGATAAGGTAGAAAGAGATAAACATGCCAGTGGGATTTTAATTTTTGAAAATGATGAGAAAACAATCTTTCCTATTGTTTTAGTGGGACATCAAGCCTATTGGAGAGATTCTTCTATTATTTTAGAAAGGGCAAACTTTATTAGCTTTGATGAAAAAGGAGTTCGAAAATTAACAGGAAGCTTTGAAGATAAGAGGGTAGAATTGCAAGCTTATTTCTCTGATTTACAAATTAAAGTAAAAGAAATAGAAATGATGAGCATAGGAACTTTGCTTCGAGAAATGAAAGGAAAATCTAAGGAAGAAAAATTAATCTATAAAGTAGAAATCAATCGAAAATTAGCCTTACCTTTTTCTTCTGTCATGTTGTCGGTGTTAGGAGTCTTGCTTTCGATTGGACATCAAAGAAGTGGAAAGAGAGCAGGAATTCTAGTGGGGATCTTGACCATTTTTTTCTATATTTGTTTGTTGAATGTAGGAATTGTATTAGCTAATGTTGGAAAAATTCCTATTCTACTTGGAGTTTGGCTTCCTAATGTTTTACTAGCGGCTCTTACCTATCGTCTGTATATTGTGAAGAAGAGAAGGGGGATTTAG